The following are from one region of the Biomphalaria glabrata chromosome 4, xgBioGlab47.1, whole genome shotgun sequence genome:
- the LOC106053706 gene encoding cadherin-like and PC-esterase domain-containing protein 1 isoform X2 translates to MKPEIWSIVMCMNTPENTSDCFEPALEIYQKVNVMPELLRLLRSPFQLCACKNLEGNTGQWLKGKLECFLEEEMGLTPCNNTSDWWLVGRQHIHGQFISCPSRDSQVHNVSDEAVWIKLPYDRLKINGFSFIWQVEVLVTSLSPLRIYMHPNGILWENIENIFDRKHQKTLSILDLRQLFTELTNEKVSNYAMGNLDSAILDAFNSLSEIENYKSHERSCLRCFQVFNVFVIFNSTFDSFILQIKPYSYTGDLITLNDYLMEQSILEDLPAMLVTREPTARQVATVLSILNIRYIRQGQLCNQDESLCLQREDLIFLLDTRKEQRTVKSWIRLSPSSYSSKEQGTGNVDSVNISLEALVLFMEQYFVGNKDTSEQFKTTIDPIINILGNDSINELATVESGFQFYKIFCDSDEASQPYLNAIYTHPHIQLYPEFSPLTTDYMAFVDYSITLVEIVGIPKNCLSTVRLEDREEGNVFNNFSIGIGQNTAHLLVMGTTSMGELYTLNTYRITLHRPVAGHDMGKFDNSIDHQVCSIKQDCTLPMSESEPCGLQTTHFSSWTKFVQHETSLGQCGSDSTSAGHWMVPCNTCRDSNTCYWKNATWHQTDCREKYLLRPELEKCLHQKKVLFIGDSTNRGILHYIVHRLNGSLVKWDKTHNISLYTGLNNGHTIFGFAYYPQFWLSSKEQPHLDKALFQLFKRTLSTFDPVIVLGGVHWLVRRHLDILADFLSSMGLTNTKVIIKGLGAGFHQPVRGIRQRSLEDHRRLYVHNQAVLSYAKSKGFSVVDTFGMTMARYQEFLPGKCACHFHKVVPAEQSIVQKLFSQGSQDPQTTYTVEGEINALYSEMIINRICFLS, encoded by the exons ATGAAACCGGAGATCTGGTCAATTGTTATGTGTATGAACACACCCGAAAACACATCTGACTGCTTCGAGCCTGCGCTTGAAATATATCAAAAG GTGAATGTTATGCCAGAGTTGCTCCGCCTGCTGAGGTCTCCATTTCAACTCTGCGCATGCAAGAATCTTGAAGGAAATACAG GGCAGTGGCTGAAGGGTAAGTTAGAATGTTTCTTAGAAGAAGAAATGGGTCTCACGCCATGCAACAATACCTCTGACTGGTGGCTTGTAGGCAGGCAGCATATACATGGTCAATTTATCTCATGTCCTTCAAGAGACTCACAAGTGCATAATGT ATCTGATGAGGCAGTCTGGATCAAACTACCATATGACAGATTGAAAATAAATGGCTTCTCTTTCATTTGGCAAGTTGAAGTGCTAGTCACCTCTTTGTCTCCGCTAAGAATATACATGCATCCCAATGGAATATTGTGggaaaatatagaaaatatttttgatagAAAG CATCAAAAAACGTTATCAATTTTGGACTTGAGACAACTTTTTACTGAACTGACCAATGAAAAAGTTTCAAATTATGCCATGGGAAACTTAGATTCTGCAATTTTGGATGCATTTAATTCATTATCAGAAATAGAAAATTACAAAAGCCATGAAAG atCTTGTTTGAGGTGTTTTCAAGTTTTCaatgtttttgtcatttttaattCCACATTTGACTCATTCATTTTACAG ATTAAGCCTTACAGCTATACTGGTGATCTAATTACACTGAATGATTACCTTATGGAACAAAGCATTCTAGAAGACTTACCTGCCATGTTGGTCACTAGAGAACCAACTGCAAGACAGGTAGCCACTGTTCTTAGCATTCTCAATATACGTTACATAAGACAG gGACAGCTTTGTAATCAAGATGAGTCTCTATGTTTGCAAAGAGAAGacttaatatttcttttagatACCAGAAAAGAACAAAGAACTGTGAAATCCTGGATCAGG CTCTCTCCCTCATCTTACAGTAGCAAGGAACAAGGAACAGGAAATGTTGATTCTGTGAATATCTCATTGGAAGCATTGGTTTTGTTTATGGAACAATATTTTGTGGGAAACAAAGATACATCAGAACAGTTTAAGACTACAATAGATCCAATCATAAATATCTTAGG AAATGATAGCATTAATGAATTAGCAACTGTAGAATCAG gttTTCAATTTTATAAAATCTTTTGCGATAGTG ATGAAGCAAGTCAGCCCTACCTCAATGCCATATACACTCATCCTCATATTCAGCTGTATCCAGAGTTCTCTCCCTTGACCACAGATTACATGGCCTTTGTTGATTACTCCATAACATTGGTTGAGATAGTTGGCATTCCCAAGAACTGTTTGAGCACAGTCAGACTTGAGGATAGAGAGGAAGGCAATGT ATTTAATAACTTCAGTATTGGTATTGGACAAAACACTGCCCACCTTCTAGTCATGGGAACTACATCAATGGGAGAGCTCTATACTCTCAATACTTACAGAATTACTCTACACAGGCCAGTAGCAGGACATGATATGGGAAAGTTTGACAACAGCATTGATCACCAAGTTTGCTCCATCAAACAG GATTGCACACTTCCTATGAGTGAAAGTGAACCATGTGGATTGCAAACAACACATTTTAGTAGCTGGACAAAGTTTGTACAACATGAAACTTCACTGGGTCAGTGTGGATCTGATAGTACTTCAG CTGGTCACTGGATGGTTCCTTGCAATACATGCAGAGACAGCAACACTTGCTATTGGAAAAATGCCACTTGGCATCAGACTGACTGTAGAGAAAAATATTTGCTTAGACCTGAACTTGAGAAATGTCTCCATCAAAAAAAG GTTTTATTCATTGGTGACTCTACAAACAGAGGAATATTACATTACATTGTACATAGACTCAATGGCTCTCTAGTCAAGTGGGACAAGACTCACAACATAAGTCTGTACACTGGTCTAAATAATGGACACACTATATTTGGATTTGCTTACTACCCTCAATTCTGGCTGTCCTCCAAAGAGCAGCCACACTTAGACAAAGCATTATTCCAACTGTTTAAAAG AACACTTTCAACATTTGATCCTGTGATAGTACTTGGTGGTGTGCATTGGCTTGTCCGACGCCATCTTGATATTCTTGCAGATTTTTTGTCAAG CATGGGACTAACAAACACTAAGGTAATAATAAAAGGTCTTGGAGCTGGATTTCATCAACCAGTCAGAGGAATTCGGCAGCGTTCACTG GAAGATCATCGTCGACTGTATGTTCACAATCAGGCAGTTTTGTCATATGCCAAAAGTAAGGGTTTTTCTGTTGTTGACACATTCGGAATGACAATGGCCAGATACCAAGAATTTTTGCCAGGAAAATGTGCCTGCCACTTCCATAAA GTTGTTCCAGCTGAGCAATCAATTGTCCAGAAATTGTTTTCCCAAGGAAGTCAAGATCCTCAAACTACGTATACAGTTGAAGGGGAGATAAATGCTCTTTATTCTGAGATGATTATAAACAGAATATGCTTCCTTAGCTAA
- the LOC106053706 gene encoding cadherin-like and PC-esterase domain-containing protein 1 isoform X3: protein MPELLRLLRSPFQLCACKNLEGNTGQWLKGKLECFLEEEMGLTPCNNTSDWWLVGRQHIHGQFISCPSRDSQVHNVSDEAVWIKLPYDRLKINGFSFIWQVEVLVTSLSPLRIYMHPNGILWENIENIFDRKHQKTLSILDLRQLFTELTNEKVSNYAMGNLDSAILDAFNSLSEIENYKSHERSCLRCFQVFNVFVIFNSTFDSFILQIKPYSYTGDLITLNDYLMEQSILEDLPAMLVTREPTARQVATVLSILNIRYIRQGQLCNQDESLCLQREDLIFLLDTRKEQRTVKSWIRLSPSSYSSKEQGTGNVDSVNISLEALVLFMEQYFVGNKDTSEQFKTTIDPIINILGNDSINELATVESGFQFYKIFCDSDEASQPYLNAIYTHPHIQLYPEFSPLTTDYMAFVDYSITLVEIVGIPKNCLSTVRLEDREEGNVFNNFSIGIGQNTAHLLVMGTTSMGELYTLNTYRITLHRPVAGHDMGKFDNSIDHQVCSIKQDCTLPMSESEPCGLQTTHFSSWTKFVQHETSLGQCGSDSTSAGHWMVPCNTCRDSNTCYWKNATWHQTDCREKYLLRPELEKCLHQKKVLFIGDSTNRGILHYIVHRLNGSLVKWDKTHNISLYTGLNNGHTIFGFAYYPQFWLSSKEQPHLDKALFQLFKRTLSTFDPVIVLGGVHWLVRRHLDILADFLSSMGLTNTKVIIKGLGAGFHQPVRGIRQRSLEDHRRLYVHNQAVLSYAKSKGFSVVDTFGMTMARYQEFLPGKCACHFHKVVPAEQSIVQKLFSQGSQDPQTTYTVEGEINALYSEMIINRICFLS, encoded by the exons ATGCCAGAGTTGCTCCGCCTGCTGAGGTCTCCATTTCAACTCTGCGCATGCAAGAATCTTGAAGGAAATACAG GGCAGTGGCTGAAGGGTAAGTTAGAATGTTTCTTAGAAGAAGAAATGGGTCTCACGCCATGCAACAATACCTCTGACTGGTGGCTTGTAGGCAGGCAGCATATACATGGTCAATTTATCTCATGTCCTTCAAGAGACTCACAAGTGCATAATGT ATCTGATGAGGCAGTCTGGATCAAACTACCATATGACAGATTGAAAATAAATGGCTTCTCTTTCATTTGGCAAGTTGAAGTGCTAGTCACCTCTTTGTCTCCGCTAAGAATATACATGCATCCCAATGGAATATTGTGggaaaatatagaaaatatttttgatagAAAG CATCAAAAAACGTTATCAATTTTGGACTTGAGACAACTTTTTACTGAACTGACCAATGAAAAAGTTTCAAATTATGCCATGGGAAACTTAGATTCTGCAATTTTGGATGCATTTAATTCATTATCAGAAATAGAAAATTACAAAAGCCATGAAAG atCTTGTTTGAGGTGTTTTCAAGTTTTCaatgtttttgtcatttttaattCCACATTTGACTCATTCATTTTACAG ATTAAGCCTTACAGCTATACTGGTGATCTAATTACACTGAATGATTACCTTATGGAACAAAGCATTCTAGAAGACTTACCTGCCATGTTGGTCACTAGAGAACCAACTGCAAGACAGGTAGCCACTGTTCTTAGCATTCTCAATATACGTTACATAAGACAG gGACAGCTTTGTAATCAAGATGAGTCTCTATGTTTGCAAAGAGAAGacttaatatttcttttagatACCAGAAAAGAACAAAGAACTGTGAAATCCTGGATCAGG CTCTCTCCCTCATCTTACAGTAGCAAGGAACAAGGAACAGGAAATGTTGATTCTGTGAATATCTCATTGGAAGCATTGGTTTTGTTTATGGAACAATATTTTGTGGGAAACAAAGATACATCAGAACAGTTTAAGACTACAATAGATCCAATCATAAATATCTTAGG AAATGATAGCATTAATGAATTAGCAACTGTAGAATCAG gttTTCAATTTTATAAAATCTTTTGCGATAGTG ATGAAGCAAGTCAGCCCTACCTCAATGCCATATACACTCATCCTCATATTCAGCTGTATCCAGAGTTCTCTCCCTTGACCACAGATTACATGGCCTTTGTTGATTACTCCATAACATTGGTTGAGATAGTTGGCATTCCCAAGAACTGTTTGAGCACAGTCAGACTTGAGGATAGAGAGGAAGGCAATGT ATTTAATAACTTCAGTATTGGTATTGGACAAAACACTGCCCACCTTCTAGTCATGGGAACTACATCAATGGGAGAGCTCTATACTCTCAATACTTACAGAATTACTCTACACAGGCCAGTAGCAGGACATGATATGGGAAAGTTTGACAACAGCATTGATCACCAAGTTTGCTCCATCAAACAG GATTGCACACTTCCTATGAGTGAAAGTGAACCATGTGGATTGCAAACAACACATTTTAGTAGCTGGACAAAGTTTGTACAACATGAAACTTCACTGGGTCAGTGTGGATCTGATAGTACTTCAG CTGGTCACTGGATGGTTCCTTGCAATACATGCAGAGACAGCAACACTTGCTATTGGAAAAATGCCACTTGGCATCAGACTGACTGTAGAGAAAAATATTTGCTTAGACCTGAACTTGAGAAATGTCTCCATCAAAAAAAG GTTTTATTCATTGGTGACTCTACAAACAGAGGAATATTACATTACATTGTACATAGACTCAATGGCTCTCTAGTCAAGTGGGACAAGACTCACAACATAAGTCTGTACACTGGTCTAAATAATGGACACACTATATTTGGATTTGCTTACTACCCTCAATTCTGGCTGTCCTCCAAAGAGCAGCCACACTTAGACAAAGCATTATTCCAACTGTTTAAAAG AACACTTTCAACATTTGATCCTGTGATAGTACTTGGTGGTGTGCATTGGCTTGTCCGACGCCATCTTGATATTCTTGCAGATTTTTTGTCAAG CATGGGACTAACAAACACTAAGGTAATAATAAAAGGTCTTGGAGCTGGATTTCATCAACCAGTCAGAGGAATTCGGCAGCGTTCACTG GAAGATCATCGTCGACTGTATGTTCACAATCAGGCAGTTTTGTCATATGCCAAAAGTAAGGGTTTTTCTGTTGTTGACACATTCGGAATGACAATGGCCAGATACCAAGAATTTTTGCCAGGAAAATGTGCCTGCCACTTCCATAAA GTTGTTCCAGCTGAGCAATCAATTGTCCAGAAATTGTTTTCCCAAGGAAGTCAAGATCCTCAAACTACGTATACAGTTGAAGGGGAGATAAATGCTCTTTATTCTGAGATGATTATAAACAGAATATGCTTCCTTAGCTAA